TGAGTTCAAGTGGTACAAAATCAACGACGCGGGCCAGGAAGTGGAGTACTTCAACACAAAACTGGAAAACGTGAAGCTGGTGAAGGTTGCGCCAAAAATGCACGACATCAAGGACCCGGCGTTCGAGAAGCACAACCATCTGGAACAGATTGAGCTGCGCTACGAGAAAATCACCTGGACCTATAAAGACGGCAACATCATTCATTCCGATTCGTGGAACGAACGTACTACCGCTTAATTTCGTTGCGGACAGGGGCCCCTGTCCGCCGTTTTTGCTGAGCGCCTGCCCCGCGGACGTTCAGCAAAGAACACACAATCTGCCTGCCTGACCTGATGCGCTTTGGTAAGTCAACAGCGAGGGGCGGTAGCGTGCCCGGAACTGACAAAGAGAGAATCTCATGGAAAATCCAGCCATCCTGCTACGTCGTCTTAACCCTTACTGCGCCCGTGCAATGGAAGGAGCCGCCTCCCTGTGTCAGACCCGGGCGCATGCGGAAATCCTGCCCGAGCACTGGCTGCTGAAGCTGCTGGAGCAGGGCGAGGGGGACATCACGGTGATTGCCCGCCGCTACGAGTGGGACATGGAGGCGATATGGCAGGACCTGCTGGCATTCCTGGAGACACTTCCGCGTTCGGTGCGCAGCCGCCCGCAGCTCTCGGACGGTTTGCAGACCCTGATGCAGAACGCGTGGCTGCACGCCTCGCTGGCGGGGGAGACGCATATCCGCAGCCAGCACCTGCTGATGGCGGTGGTGGAAAAGCCGTCGCTCCTGCGCTGCGACGGCCTGTGGCCGCTGACCACCACCGGGCAGAGCCAGCTTGCGCGCCTGCGCGGGCTGCTGGATACGCAGTCCGATGAGCGGGAGGAGGTGCAGCAGGAAGAGGAATTAACCAAAAGTGATGAGGTTGAGTTTGTGGGCCGCCCGGTTGGTGCTGAAGTGAAAGAAGGCGAACTGTCGTCAGCGCTGCAGAACGCCCTGGACAGGTTCACCCTCGACGTCACCGCCCGCGCCCGCGACGGCAAAATCGACCCGGTGTTCGGCCGCGACAATGAAATCCGCCAGATGGTGGACATCCTCTCGCGCCGGCGCAAGAACAACCCGATTCTGGTCGGCGAGCCGGGTGTCGGCAAGACCGCCCTGGTGGAGGGGCTGGCGCTGCGCATTGCCGGAGGCAACGTGCCGGAGAGCCTGAAACCCGTCGCCGTGCGCACCCTCGACCTCGGCCTGCTGCAGGCGGGGGCGGGCGTGAAGGGCGAGTTTGAGCAGCGCCTGAAAAACATCATTGAGGCGGTGCAGCAGTCCCCGCTGCCCGTTCTCCTTTTCATCGACGAGGCCCACACCATCATCGGGGCGGGCAACCAGGCGGGCGGCGCGGATGCCGCCAACCTGCTCAAGCCCGCGCTGGCACGCGGGGAGCTCAGGACCATCGCCGCCACCACCTGGAGCGAGTACAAGCAGTACTTCGAGCGCGACGCCGCGCTGGAGCGCCGCTTCCAGATGGTGAAGGTCGACGAGCCGGACGACGACACCGCCTGCCTGATGCTCAGGGGGCTGAAGTCCCGCTACGCGCAGCACCACGGGGTGCACATCACGGATGAGGCGGTTCGCGCCGCCGTCACCCTCTCAAGACGCTACCTCACGGGCCGCCAGCTGCCGGACAAGGCGGTGGACCTGCTCGACACCGCCTCGGCGCGTGTGCGCATGAGCCTCGACACCGTCCCGGAGCCGCTGACCCGGATGAAGGCGCAGCTCACGGCGCTGGATATGGAGAAGCAGGCGCTGCTGGAAGATACCGCCATGGGCAGTACCCTGTCCGGCGAACGTCTGGCGGCGATTGAGCAGGAGGAGAGCCGCATCACCCGCGACCTCGGTGCCCTGGAAGCCCGGTACGGGGAAGAGCTGAACCTCACAAAACAGCTCTCGGAATGCCGCCAGGACCTCTCCCGCCACGCGGACATCGCGGACCTGCAGCAGCGGCTCACCTGTGTGCAGCAGGGCAGCCCGCTGCTGGGCCTGGACGTGGACGCCCGCACGGTGGCAACGGTGATTGCCGACTGGACCGGGGTCCCGCTCTCCTCGTTAATGAAGGACGAGCAGACGGAGCTGCTGAGCCTGGAGGATAACCTGGCCCGGCGCGTGGTGGGCCAGGACGCGGCGCTGAACGCCATCGCCCGGCGCCTGCGCGCCGCCAAAACCGGCCTTGCGCCGGAGAACGGCCCGCAGGGCGTGTTCCTGCTGACCGGGACCAGCGGCACCGGCAAGACCGAGACCGCGCTGGCGCTGGCCGATGAGCTGTTCGGCGGTGAGAAATCCCTGATAACCATCAACCTCTCCGAATACCAGGAGCCGCACACCGTCAGCCAGCTCAAGGGCTCCCCGCCGGGCTATGTGGGCTACGGCCAGGGCGGCATTCTTACCGAAGCCGTCAGGAAACGCCCGTACAGCGTGGTGCTGCTTGATGAGGTCGAGAAAGCGCACCGGGATGTGATGAACCTGTTCTACCAGGTGTTTGACCGGGGCTTCATGCGCGACGGCGAGGGGCGTGAAATCGACTTTCGCAACACGGTCATCCTGATGACCTCGAACCTCGGCAGCGACCACCTGATGCAGATGCTGGAGGAACAGCCGGAGGCCAGCGACGGGGACCTGCACGAACTGCTGCGCCCCATCCTGCGTGACCACTTCCAGCCCGCGCTGCTGGCGCGCTTCCAGACGGTGATTTACCGCCCGCTGACACAACCCGCCATGCGCACCATCGTCGGGATGAAGCTGAACCAGGTGAGCAAACGCCTGGCGCGCCACTACGGCATGAAAACCACAATTGCCGACGGCCTGCTGGACGCGCTGACGGACGCCTGCCTGCTGCCGGACACCGGGGCGCGTAACATCGACAGCCTGCTGAACCAGCAGATTTTGCCGGTGCTGAGCCAGCAGCTGCTGGCTCACATGGCGGCGGGGCAGAAGCCGCAGCATCTTACCCTCGGCTGGGATGAGGATGAAGGGATTGTGCTGGCATTTGATGAAGGAGAAAACGCATGAGCGTGACTAAACCGCTGCTCTTCAGCCACAGCCATCACCTGTTAAAGGTGAGCGACTGCACATCGCTGCCGGATGTCCTGTGTTTTGAAGGGCATGAGGCATTAAGCGAACCCTTTAAGTATGTGATTGAGTTCACTTGCAGTGACAAAGCCATTACGGCACAGCACATGCTGATGCAGGATGCGTCGCTGACCCTGCAGGCACCTGTGGACCAGGGATTCGGGATAAAGGTACAGGAGCAGGTACGCACGATCCAGGGTGTGGTGACGGCGTTTGAACGGCTCTCAACGTCTGAAGATGAAACCCGCTATTCACTGGCCCTGCAGCCACGTCTGGCGCTGCTCTCCCACAGCCACCAGAACCGGATTTACCAGGATATGTCGGTCCCGCAGATAGTGGAGCATATCCTGCGCACCCGCCACGACATGCGGGGGGAAGATTTTGTTTTCTCGCTGGCAAACGAGTACCCGCGGCGTGAACAGGTGATGCAGTTCGGTGAGGATGACCTGACCTTTATTTCCCGCCTGCTGGCGGAGGTGGGTATCTGGTTCCGTTTTACCGCGGACACGCGGCTGAACATCGACGTGGTGGAGTTTTACGACGACCAGCGCCACTACGAGCAGGGGCTGACGCTGCCGTCGGTGCCGCCTTCCGGCCAGCATGACAGCGGAACGGAGTCGGTATGGGGGATGGAAACACATTACCAGGTGGTGGAGAAAAGCGTCTTTACCCGCGACTACAACTACCGCAATGCGCCGGAGGACATGAGCCAGAGCACTGATGTGACGCGGGGCGATAAAACGACTTACGGTGAAGCGTACCACTGGGCGGATAATTACCTGACGGCGGGCAGCGCCGGGCAGCGTAATCCGGAGCCGGAGAGCGGGGCATTTTATGCCCGCATTCGCCATGAGCGCTACCTGAACCGCCAGACGCAGCTGAGCGGTGAGACCAGCTGCGCAACGCTGTTCCCTGGCCGGGAGCTGAAGGTGACCGGCGGGGAAGAGGTGACGGACATCTTCCGCCAGGGCGTGGTTATCACGAAAACGCACAGCCGGGCGCGACGCGACCGCAGCTTTGAGGTCACCTTTCACGCCATTCCGTATTCAGAGGATTACGGCTTCCGTCCGGAGCCGGGTGATAAACCGATGATGGCGGGTACGCTCCCGGCCCGGGTGACCAGCACGAAAACGAATGATATCTACGGTCATATCGACCGCGACGGGCGCTACAGGGTCAACCTGCTGTTTGATCGCGACCACTGGCAGCCGGGCGAGGAAAGCCTGTGGGTGCGCCAGTCCCGCCCGTACGCCGGGGACACCTACGGCCTGCACCTGCCGCTGTTGGCCGGGACAGAGGTGGCGATAGCCTTTGAGCAGGGTGACCCGGACCGCCCGTACATTGCGGGCGTGCTGCACGACTCAGCGCACCCGGACCACGTGACCATTCAGAACTACAAACGCAACGTTCTGCGCACGCCGGCGAACAACAAAATTCGCCTCGACGACACGCGCGGGAAGGAACATATCAAGGTCAGCACGGAGTACGGCGGCAAGAGCCAGGTGAATCTTGGTCATCTGGTGGACCAGGAAAAGCAGCAACGTGGCGAGGGAGCTGAGCTGCGAACTGATGACTGGATTGCAGTCCGTGGTGGAAAGGGAGTTTTTATCACTGCGGATGCGCAGATAAAAGCGCAGGGTCAACAGCTTGAAATGAAAGCAGCGCTGGAAACGCTTCAACAGGCGCAGGGGCTGGCGCAGTCGTTGAGTGAGGCAGTGAAAACAGCGAAGGCGGAACTGGCACAAGTGGAAGCACAAAAAAACCTGATGGAATCATCAATTAAAGAGCTACAGCAGGCCGCTTTACTATTGAGTGCTCCAGCAGGGATTGCCCAAGTCTCACCAGAAAGTATCCAGATCAGTACAGGTAATAATTTTATCCAGACCTCTGCAGAAAACAGCGATTTCAGTGTGTTTAAAAAATTCACCGTAGCTGCTGGCGAAATTATCAGTCTATTTGCCAAATCGCTGGGAATAAAGATATTCGCCAACAGAGGCAAGGTGGAAATACAGGCCCAGGGCGATGCAATGGAATTGGTCTCGTTGAAAGATATGAAGGTTCAGAGTAAGGATGGCGAGGTTTACATTACTTCGGATAAAAAAATCACGTTAGTGTGCGATAAAACAGCGCTGATTATTGAAAAGTCTGGTGTAACAATAAAAACGACTGGTGATGTAAATGTTAAAAGTGCCAGTTTTAATCGGCAGATGCCGCAGGCCTATCAGTATCAACCACCTGAGTTACCAGAAGATGCAACCTGCATAGAGGCGGCAAAATAATGGATGACCCAATAGCAGTTAATCCGCACCGTACATTGACAGAAAAACTCAATCAATATCCTGATATGTATCGCTATTTATTATTGGATCCATTGAAAACAGTATCCAGTGTTAATCCATTATATCTGCATAAATTAAAGCAGAGTCCCGGAGAGCACGCTATTTATCCTGTTCTGCGTCGCGATCTTGCATATTCACCAGAGCATTGCCCTCTGCTGGTTCTTTTGGCCTCACCAGGTGAAGAAAGTCATTATCCGTGGCTTGATGACACAGAAGGTTATGCGCGCGGAGAGGCGTTACAGGATAAACGTTATCTTTGTGGCTGGCTTGTCAGTTCACAGAAGCCCGAACAACTTGCGGTTTCACTGGCAGAACAGTGCAACAGGCTAAGTCATGCGTTTTTACCGTTTTTTGAACCGCTACGTTTTGAACTGTTAAAGGCTATGAGTCCTGTAGATGGGCTGGCCGGGAGTATCTGGCCCGTAAATCAATGGTTTTATATGACTGTGGCGGGTGAAATTGACTGCCAGACTGGTTACAAACCGGATGAGAAATGGCGTCTGAACTGGGGGGCTGAATGGACGCAACAAAATGTGTGTGCTGTCGGACATATCCTGAAAGCCTGGGGCGCTGTCACCGCCGTCATGCCTTCTGATGCGGCGATGCAGGCTGCGATGATGTGGAGAAAAACAGTGGAAACTGGCCTGAGTGACACAAGGGACAGCTATTTTTTAGCCGCCTGGTGCCTGGGACTCGGTGTGGATCTTTTACATCATTCAGCAGTAAAAGATCTGATACAGCAGGTCATCGTCGATCCTTCCATACGGTTATCCCGACGTCTGCAGGCGCTGCCGGAGATGATAAAACAGGAAATTAAGAATAAAGCCATAACTGGGCAGGCCGTAAATAAAGGAGTGCATCGCCATGACGTTTGATGAGAAAATTGACCAGTATGCCGATGCCAGTGAACAGGCCGCATCAACCCCGTCAGGGTGCAAAGCCTGCCAGCGAACCGGTCTACCGATTTTTCCACTGCGTGTGGCGGCGGTACCAAAAGCGCTGGTTAACTCGGGCTGGAAGCCAACTGTTCCGAAGCAGGATATTGCTCTGACAGGAGGTGAATTTAAATATGCTTTGCGCACTCTGCGCATGGGGTATCTATACGTATTGCTGGATAAAAGAGTCTGGCAAGGCTATCAAGTCACTGCCGAAGGGGATTTAAGGCAGTTTGATCCGCTAGCGATGCCGGAAGGAGACAAGGTTGAACCCATAAGCAAGGCATGCCGGGAACAGGGACACTGTATCAATGCGGGTTTTATTAATATTGATGACAAAAAATACAGCGAGGCCTGGCTGGCATTCAGCAGCGATCCGTGGAGCGAAGAGGTACTCGCAGGCTATAAGTCAGAGATGCGGCATGACAGTCGCTTTACAAAAATATCACTGGCTGCGCTTAAAGAAGATCCGACCAGCGTGCCTGAAGCGCTGGTGATGGATCCATCCCTGGCCTCACTGAAAGCCAGCGTGGCAGAGTTTGCCACTGAGGTGTTTGGCAACACGGAAAAAATAACCGGCAAACGAAGCGGGGGAGCGCATGGTTTTTATCCGCGACTGGAAAGTGCAAATGCCCTTGGGATCAGGGTTGCTCAAATGGGTGTTCAGTATCAATGTCGGATAGCGGCGCTGGCCTTAGACGATGAAGTGGGCGTGGTGCAGGAGTTGAACAACAGCCGACTGCAAATTGTGGAAGCGCGTCAGGATTATAATGAATTGCCGGAAATACGCTGTAAGCACATGATTTCTGATGCAATTGAACAATACCTGGCTTCGTTGAAAACAGTGATTGATGAAAGCAGCAAACCCCGGCATGAATCGATGCCAGGCGGATATCCTGTGGCCGGGCGAACCATTCCGAAAGAGCAGGTCGCGAAGGAAACCTATGCCGAAAGATGTGCACGTTTGCAGGAATATTATCATGAACCGAAACGTGCCGAATTCGCCGCGCAGTATCAGCAGACATTGCAAAACTACCAGAAGCGAATAGATGCTATCGGAAAAGACCTTAACGCCTGGTACGATGCAAAAAGCTGGCTGTCGGTCATCACTGACGATTACTCTCCAGAGACATGTCCTGCCGGATGGGCTGCTCAGTTATCGACAATGGCTGCATGCATTCAGGGAGGAAGTACCGATGAGGCGACGGAAAAGGTTTGGTTAAAATGGCTAAAAGATCCCAATAGCCCTGCCTTCATTGGAATGTTAGGTAATCAAAAATCTTTACTGGAAGCGGTTTACGCAGGAACCGGTGGCTACACCAATCTGAAAGCATTGTTGAGTGTGAAAGAGGTGGGCGACTGGATTGATTCAGAAGCCGTACAAAAGGCTGTTGCCCAACGCATGCTGGCAATGAGCGGCGCATTTAGTCGCCTGAGCGCAAAACTGGATCAGGCGGCACTGGATGGCTACAGCCGAATTGTTCAGGGGAATACCTATCTGATGACAGGCAGGCAAGTCACGGTATTCAATGTGACGATGACTGTCCGGGAATATCAGCAGTTGCATCGTGATATTGCACGTGTCCAGCTTTCAATGCATGGAAAATCAATTGAATACGGTGGTGAATTACGAAACGGTAAGCGAGCCTTACGTAAAGTCTCTGCTAACAGTCTTCCACAAATCAACGATCCGGTAGTGTTGAGACAAAAACTGACGCTGACAATGGTTGCAGACGCCACGCCTGCTGATTTTATTGCTTCTTTAAATAACGGCAAGCTTACCGATATAAGCAGACTCAATGAGTTGTCTGAGTTGCGTATTGCAGACGTCTCTCTGGATAACACGGTAAGTCGCACCCCTGTAAAACTGTCTCAAAGCCAGCTTAATAATGTGATTGAAGGGCAGGTCCAGTTATCCCGACGATTAATCAGTGGTAATGCTCTGGGCGGGATGCTGGGAGGAGGAATGCTATTCCTGCAGGTATCGGCGCTGGCAGAAAATATTAAAGCTGTGAAAACCGCAGTTAATGGTGACATTGCGCAGTTAACGTTAGCGTCAAATATGGCCATGGTGGTGAGTTCTGCGATAGAAACCAGTGGATTTGTCCATATGCTGGTGCGGGCAAACCCGTGGGACCTGCCGCCGAATGTTATCGTGAAGGGTGTTCCGATGTATGTTCACCCGCTGTTACGGTTGGGGGGAGCGATTGCGGGTGCGGCGTCCATTATTGATGGGATTGGGATGTGGGTTAAATATCGTGAAGCAAAAAAGGCTGGAGAGTCTAAAGCAGCGGGTTGGTATTGGAAAGCCAGCGTCGTTACCGTCGTTGGTGGTGGTCTCTTCATCTATTCTGCTTACGCTTGCTCGTTTGCACTAATTGGACCAGCAGGGCTGGCTGCGCTTTTGATCGTGGCTGGGGCTGCAATGGTTATTCAGGCTGAAAATGTCACCAGAAGCCCCTTTGAAGTGTGGCTTAGTGATGGCTGTTTTGGCGTGACGGATAAGCGCGGCGACAAGGATCCAGTATGGGATATCCATAACCTCGAAGATTTATACGATGCACTGATGGCGTATAAGGTCATTGTCAGCGGCATGACGGCTGAAGTGGCCTACCAGGATCTGATGGATGAATGGGATAGTTCTGCGGATGTCGTTAAAATGCGTGTCAGGTTACCAGGCTGTAACAGCAGCGAATCAGCGTGGAATCTTAAGCTTGTGGCGCAAGGAGATGACGGAACTAAATTATTGCTGATAAGTCAGTATGGTCTGAAAGACATTAAAGATACGGCTTCTGCAACAACAGATGATGGTTCCCATATATTGCGGGATCCTCGCCATCCGAACCTCCCGTTGAATAATTCTTTGACACAACGCTGGGATACGAATGCCTTGGTATTAGAAGGGCTGGCATGGGTCAATAGCACTCTCTACAGCCAGGCGGTACTCAATGTAGATTACTGGCCGGATAAAACCGATCCACAAAGTCTGATGACCCTGAATCTGAAAGTCACTGATTAGGATGCGCAAGGATGAATAAAAAAAAGCAACGAGCAAAAGACGTATTGCGACAGGCTACGGCAGAAGAGATCAAATCCGCAATAGATAACTATTTTTCGCGCGAGCCGCTCCTCACTCCCCGACTAAAAAACTGGGAAGAAGATTTGCCTGGGAACAATGAAAAGCAAGTCGTGCCTGGAAAGTTAATTCAGGTCACAGAGATTAATGATACCTGGATGGAAATTCCTCGCTATGAAAATATTATGTGGGGGGAGCATGGTTGGGCGTTATTGCAACGATAATTCCAACTGTTATAGTCTTATGGGGGGCGGTGGACTTATACCCCTTGATGTTTAAATTTAATATATTGTTGATGTTGTTTTTATTTTTACTTTTTTCATTTTCAATGATTTTGTTGAATTTAAGGATGGCTTTGTTTGTTCCACGGGATCAACCTATCCGGTTTAATCGCAAACGCCAGAAGATTTATATTTTTGAACATCACCGTAAAGCCTGGAACCCGTGGGTGAAATGGCCGACCACCGTCAGGGTGTATGACTGGGCGGATGTACACGGTGAAATCAGTCGTGAGTCCGATCGCTACGATCAAGGGTTTCGCCTGTATGGTGCAGTATGTAAACCCGGAACCCATGAGGTTGTTGAGCGTTTCATTCTGAACCGGGCGGTATTTTACATAGAGCACCAGCGTCAGCTATGGAGCCACTGGTGCCGGTATATGCAGCACCAGCCGGTGGTGATGGATCCGCTCTATGATCTGCCAGGCGACGGGAGACCCCGTAAAAAGAAAATGTACTGGCCGAAAGCGCTGGACATTGAGTCCCGGACCACGCCGGAATCAAACGGGCAGGATTGGCTTTCGGTCAGGGAAAGCTTATCCAACGCACATGTTTTATGCCGTTGAAACGACATTTATTGTTCACTGATCGTATGATTTAGGATCCTTTAAAATTATCTTTTGCTATTCATTATGACCAACTATCCGTTATATACGGATATCCCACGGAACTGGACGCCGTTTAACACCATCCGCTGGCCGGAGGACATTGATCAGGAGTCGCGTACGGCCCCCCGCATCAAAACGATTACCCTGTGAGGTTCTTTTCTTCAGGTTATTTTTCCAATATGTAACAGTGTTCTCAGTAAGGAGGCAGTCAGAATAACAGGTGACGACAGCAGCCCCTTCATTGCGTTAATGAGGATGTTGTGTTTAGTAATATTGATGCTCTATTGAAACGAGTTGCCTTCATCATACTTATTATCGGAATGGTTTAAATGATTATCGGGACCGTCAGTGAATGTTTTTTATGCTTTCCCTGCACTATTAATATCATTCGCTAACGAATCCTTGATCTTTTAAATGAGTATGGTGATTATTTATCTGTTTTTAGTGTCGGTTTTAAGTAGGTCAGTGTGTCTTTTTTAGTAGTGAATGACAGTTTGGTGCTTTTAGATAAATATTTTGTTGGGAACGAATGTCGTCTTTTTTAAAATAAGAAAGGGTAAAAGTAATGATTTATATGTCGATTATAACAAAATAACTGTCGTGATTGTTTTTGGACTTTAACACAGGGGCGTAATTGAAGACCCATTATGATAGCTAAAGGTTGTTATGATAAAGCGTGCCATTAATTTCCTGTGGCATCAAACATAATGAATAAGCGTGTGTACTCATGCCTGTTAAATTAAATTTAATTCCTGAACCTGCACTACGGCCAAAACCACCAGTTCGATCGCGCTGGCTGAAAGGTCTGGCCGGAATATTGGTGACCGGGGCACTCTGGGCGTGGTTCTCAGGGTTACCCGTCAAATCAGTCGAATTGTGGCTGGTTTCTGTTGGTATCCCGGTACTGTTGTGGCTGGCCGTAGCATGGTGCCGGGAGATGGTTTATCTGCTTGGGCAAATTCAGACAAATGCGTGGGATAAACACCGCGAAGACGCCATTCTACAGGCCGTTCGCCGTGGGCGCAGAACGCTACAAATCCTCTACGGGACGTATATTACCGCATTGAGCAGCCCGGAGGAGCGGTTCCGCTTCCCCTCTGCAGAGGCATTTTTTCAGCATGAGAGCGCCCTGCGTGCGCAGACATCCTGGCAAGGAGGTGGTAATACGCGTCACAGCCGCATCATCCCTACCGATATTTCTCCTGATGTGTTTTTGTCGCAGATTTTTGCGGATTTACTG
This region of Enterobacter cancerogenus genomic DNA includes:
- the tssH gene encoding type VI secretion system ATPase TssH; translation: MENPAILLRRLNPYCARAMEGAASLCQTRAHAEILPEHWLLKLLEQGEGDITVIARRYEWDMEAIWQDLLAFLETLPRSVRSRPQLSDGLQTLMQNAWLHASLAGETHIRSQHLLMAVVEKPSLLRCDGLWPLTTTGQSQLARLRGLLDTQSDEREEVQQEEELTKSDEVEFVGRPVGAEVKEGELSSALQNALDRFTLDVTARARDGKIDPVFGRDNEIRQMVDILSRRRKNNPILVGEPGVGKTALVEGLALRIAGGNVPESLKPVAVRTLDLGLLQAGAGVKGEFEQRLKNIIEAVQQSPLPVLLFIDEAHTIIGAGNQAGGADAANLLKPALARGELRTIAATTWSEYKQYFERDAALERRFQMVKVDEPDDDTACLMLRGLKSRYAQHHGVHITDEAVRAAVTLSRRYLTGRQLPDKAVDLLDTASARVRMSLDTVPEPLTRMKAQLTALDMEKQALLEDTAMGSTLSGERLAAIEQEESRITRDLGALEARYGEELNLTKQLSECRQDLSRHADIADLQQRLTCVQQGSPLLGLDVDARTVATVIADWTGVPLSSLMKDEQTELLSLEDNLARRVVGQDAALNAIARRLRAAKTGLAPENGPQGVFLLTGTSGTGKTETALALADELFGGEKSLITINLSEYQEPHTVSQLKGSPPGYVGYGQGGILTEAVRKRPYSVVLLDEVEKAHRDVMNLFYQVFDRGFMRDGEGREIDFRNTVILMTSNLGSDHLMQMLEEQPEASDGDLHELLRPILRDHFQPALLARFQTVIYRPLTQPAMRTIVGMKLNQVSKRLARHYGMKTTIADGLLDALTDACLLPDTGARNIDSLLNQQILPVLSQQLLAHMAAGQKPQHLTLGWDEDEGIVLAFDEGENA
- a CDS encoding type VI secretion system Vgr family protein, giving the protein MSVTKPLLFSHSHHLLKVSDCTSLPDVLCFEGHEALSEPFKYVIEFTCSDKAITAQHMLMQDASLTLQAPVDQGFGIKVQEQVRTIQGVVTAFERLSTSEDETRYSLALQPRLALLSHSHQNRIYQDMSVPQIVEHILRTRHDMRGEDFVFSLANEYPRREQVMQFGEDDLTFISRLLAEVGIWFRFTADTRLNIDVVEFYDDQRHYEQGLTLPSVPPSGQHDSGTESVWGMETHYQVVEKSVFTRDYNYRNAPEDMSQSTDVTRGDKTTYGEAYHWADNYLTAGSAGQRNPEPESGAFYARIRHERYLNRQTQLSGETSCATLFPGRELKVTGGEEVTDIFRQGVVITKTHSRARRDRSFEVTFHAIPYSEDYGFRPEPGDKPMMAGTLPARVTSTKTNDIYGHIDRDGRYRVNLLFDRDHWQPGEESLWVRQSRPYAGDTYGLHLPLLAGTEVAIAFEQGDPDRPYIAGVLHDSAHPDHVTIQNYKRNVLRTPANNKIRLDDTRGKEHIKVSTEYGGKSQVNLGHLVDQEKQQRGEGAELRTDDWIAVRGGKGVFITADAQIKAQGQQLEMKAALETLQQAQGLAQSLSEAVKTAKAELAQVEAQKNLMESSIKELQQAALLLSAPAGIAQVSPESIQISTGNNFIQTSAENSDFSVFKKFTVAAGEIISLFAKSLGIKIFANRGKVEIQAQGDAMELVSLKDMKVQSKDGEVYITSDKKITLVCDKTALIIEKSGVTIKTTGDVNVKSASFNRQMPQAYQYQPPELPEDATCIEAAK
- a CDS encoding T6SS effector BTH_I2691 family protein — its product is MTFDEKIDQYADASEQAASTPSGCKACQRTGLPIFPLRVAAVPKALVNSGWKPTVPKQDIALTGGEFKYALRTLRMGYLYVLLDKRVWQGYQVTAEGDLRQFDPLAMPEGDKVEPISKACREQGHCINAGFINIDDKKYSEAWLAFSSDPWSEEVLAGYKSEMRHDSRFTKISLAALKEDPTSVPEALVMDPSLASLKASVAEFATEVFGNTEKITGKRSGGAHGFYPRLESANALGIRVAQMGVQYQCRIAALALDDEVGVVQELNNSRLQIVEARQDYNELPEIRCKHMISDAIEQYLASLKTVIDESSKPRHESMPGGYPVAGRTIPKEQVAKETYAERCARLQEYYHEPKRAEFAAQYQQTLQNYQKRIDAIGKDLNAWYDAKSWLSVITDDYSPETCPAGWAAQLSTMAACIQGGSTDEATEKVWLKWLKDPNSPAFIGMLGNQKSLLEAVYAGTGGYTNLKALLSVKEVGDWIDSEAVQKAVAQRMLAMSGAFSRLSAKLDQAALDGYSRIVQGNTYLMTGRQVTVFNVTMTVREYQQLHRDIARVQLSMHGKSIEYGGELRNGKRALRKVSANSLPQINDPVVLRQKLTLTMVADATPADFIASLNNGKLTDISRLNELSELRIADVSLDNTVSRTPVKLSQSQLNNVIEGQVQLSRRLISGNALGGMLGGGMLFLQVSALAENIKAVKTAVNGDIAQLTLASNMAMVVSSAIETSGFVHMLVRANPWDLPPNVIVKGVPMYVHPLLRLGGAIAGAASIIDGIGMWVKYREAKKAGESKAAGWYWKASVVTVVGGGLFIYSAYACSFALIGPAGLAALLIVAGAAMVIQAENVTRSPFEVWLSDGCFGVTDKRGDKDPVWDIHNLEDLYDALMAYKVIVSGMTAEVAYQDLMDEWDSSADVVKMRVRLPGCNSSESAWNLKLVAQGDDGTKLLLISQYGLKDIKDTASATTDDGSHILRDPRHPNLPLNNSLTQRWDTNALVLEGLAWVNSTLYSQAVLNVDYWPDKTDPQSLMTLNLKVTD
- a CDS encoding DUF6708 domain-containing protein; this encodes MGVIATIIPTVIVLWGAVDLYPLMFKFNILLMLFLFLLFSFSMILLNLRMALFVPRDQPIRFNRKRQKIYIFEHHRKAWNPWVKWPTTVRVYDWADVHGEISRESDRYDQGFRLYGAVCKPGTHEVVERFILNRAVFYIEHQRQLWSHWCRYMQHQPVVMDPLYDLPGDGRPRKKKMYWPKALDIESRTTPESNGQDWLSVRESLSNAHVLCR